In Hyphomicrobiales bacterium, a single window of DNA contains:
- a CDS encoding glycine--tRNA ligase subunit beta, whose translation MAELLLELFSEEIPARLQAKAAEDLKSLITNGLVDAGLTYEGAQAHATPRRLVLSVEGLLARAADTREERKGPKVDAPQAAIDGFLRSTGLTLDQLTTQDDKKGAFYLAIIKKAGRSAEEIIAALVPEVIRKFPWSKPMRWGSGSLKWVRPLHSIICTFDGEVVAFDVDGIRSGNSTRGHRFLSKGSVEVKRFEDYADKLHKAHVIVDATARAETIRHDARTLAMAQGLELIEDEGLLKEVAGLVEWPVVLMGEFDPAFLDVPPEVIITTIKNNQKCFNLRDAKTGKLANRYLLISNMIARDGGQEIVRGNNKVIAARLSDAKFFWDQDRKVKLEDQLAKLDAITFHAKLGTQGERVKRIETLAGEIAKTIGADVEKAKLAARLAKADLVTGMVGEFPELQGLMGRYYALDQGHDAEVADAIRDHYKPQGPSDNIPASKVGMAVALADKLDTLVGFWAIDEKPTGSKDPYALRRAALGVIRIILESDLRLRMKWGSDLLSFFADRLKVYLKDQGARHDLIDAVFSLGGQDDLLMVVKRVEALSKFLDTDDGKNLLAGVKRAANILRIEEKKDGTTYSGDVNPQQLIKGEEKALHSAITASSAQARKAVENEDFETAMKAIAKLRAPVDAFFEGVTVNDKDQTFRVNRLRLLNRIREACAEVADFSKIEG comes from the coding sequence ATGGCTGAGCTTCTGCTCGAACTGTTCTCCGAGGAAATCCCGGCGCGGCTTCAGGCCAAGGCGGCGGAGGATTTGAAATCGCTCATCACCAACGGCCTGGTGGATGCAGGCCTTACCTATGAGGGCGCGCAGGCCCATGCCACGCCGCGCCGCCTCGTGCTGTCGGTGGAGGGCCTGCTGGCCCGCGCCGCCGATACGCGGGAAGAACGCAAAGGTCCGAAGGTCGATGCACCGCAGGCCGCCATCGACGGCTTCCTGCGCTCCACCGGTTTGACGCTCGATCAACTCACCACGCAGGACGACAAGAAGGGTGCGTTCTATCTCGCCATCATCAAGAAGGCGGGGCGGAGTGCCGAGGAGATCATCGCGGCGCTTGTGCCGGAGGTGATCCGCAAGTTCCCGTGGTCGAAGCCCATGCGCTGGGGTTCGGGCAGCCTGAAGTGGGTGCGGCCGCTGCATTCCATCATCTGCACCTTCGATGGTGAGGTGGTCGCGTTCGATGTGGATGGCATTCGCAGCGGCAACAGCACGCGCGGGCACCGTTTCCTGTCCAAGGGCAGCGTGGAGGTGAAGCGCTTCGAGGACTATGCCGACAAGCTGCACAAGGCGCATGTGATCGTGGATGCCACGGCGCGGGCCGAGACGATCCGCCATGATGCGCGCACGCTCGCCATGGCGCAGGGCCTCGAACTGATCGAGGACGAGGGGCTGCTGAAGGAAGTGGCAGGCCTTGTGGAATGGCCCGTGGTGCTGATGGGCGAGTTCGATCCCGCCTTCCTTGATGTGCCGCCGGAGGTGATCATCACCACCATCAAGAACAACCAGAAATGCTTCAATCTGCGTGATGCCAAGACGGGCAAGCTGGCGAACCGCTATCTGTTGATCTCCAACATGATCGCGCGCGATGGCGGGCAGGAGATCGTCCGCGGCAACAACAAGGTCATCGCGGCGCGCCTCTCGGACGCCAAGTTCTTCTGGGACCAGGACCGCAAGGTGAAGCTGGAAGACCAGCTTGCGAAGCTCGACGCGATCACCTTCCATGCCAAGCTCGGCACGCAAGGCGAGCGCGTGAAGCGCATCGAGACACTGGCTGGCGAAATCGCCAAGACGATTGGCGCTGACGTGGAGAAGGCGAAGCTGGCGGCGCGCCTGGCCAAGGCTGATCTCGTCACCGGCATGGTGGGCGAGTTCCCGGAACTGCAGGGCCTCATGGGGCGCTACTATGCGCTCGATCAGGGCCACGACGCCGAGGTGGCCGACGCCATCCGCGACCACTACAAGCCGCAAGGCCCCAGCGACAACATCCCGGCCTCGAAGGTCGGCATGGCCGTGGCGCTGGCGGACAAACTGGATACGCTTGTCGGCTTCTGGGCTATCGACGAAAAGCCGACGGGTTCGAAAGATCCGTATGCGTTGCGTCGTGCGGCGCTCGGTGTCATCCGTATCATTCTCGAGAGTGACCTGCGTCTCCGCATGAAGTGGGGCAGCGACCTCCTCTCCTTCTTCGCCGACCGCCTCAAGGTCTATCTCAAGGATCAAGGCGCGCGGCATGACCTGATCGACGCGGTGTTCTCCCTCGGTGGGCAGGATGACCTGCTGATGGTGGTGAAGCGTGTCGAGGCGTTGTCGAAGTTCCTCGACACCGATGACGGCAAGAACCTGCTCGCGGGTGTGAAGCGCGCCGCCAACATCCTCCGCATCGAAGAGAAGAAGGACGGCACCACCTATTCGGGTGACGTCAATCCGCAGCAGCTGATCAAGGGCGAGGAGAAGGCGCTGCATTCCGCCATCACCGCGTCGTCAGCGCAGGCCCGCAAGGCCGTGGAGAACGAGGATTTCGAGACGGCGATGAAGGCGATTGCGAAATTGCGCGCGCCCGTCGATGCCTTCTTCGAGGGCGTCACGGTGAACGACAAGGACCAGACCTTCCGCGTCAACCGCCTGCGTCTCCTCAACCGCATCCGCGAGGCTTGCGCCGAGGTGGCGGATTTTTCCAAGATCGAAGGCTGA
- a CDS encoding glycine--tRNA ligase subunit alpha produces MRRNMALHPTKSFQDLILTLHQYWGERGCVILQPYDMEVGAGTFHPATTLRSVGPKHWSAAYVQPSRRPKDGRYGENPNRLQHYYQYQVIMKPSPPDLQDLYLGSLAAIGLDPRLHDIRFVEDDWESPTLGAWGLGWEVWCDGMEVSQFTYFQQVGGLDCAPVSGELTYGLERLAMYVQNVNNVYDLNFNGRAEGEGRISYGDVFLQAEQEYSRYNFEHADTAILHQHFIDAEKECRALLDAGDKDGRHDLALPAYDQCIKASHTFNLLDARGVISVTERQAYILRVRELAKACCEAWSKTAGGRV; encoded by the coding sequence ATGCGGCGCAACATGGCTTTGCATCCGACGAAATCCTTCCAGGACCTCATCCTCACGCTGCACCAGTACTGGGGCGAGCGGGGCTGCGTCATTCTCCAACCCTATGACATGGAAGTGGGCGCTGGCACGTTCCATCCGGCGACGACGCTGCGCTCGGTGGGGCCGAAGCACTGGAGTGCCGCCTATGTGCAGCCTTCGCGCCGCCCCAAGGATGGCCGCTACGGCGAGAACCCCAACCGCCTGCAGCATTACTATCAGTATCAGGTCATCATGAAACCCTCGCCGCCGGACCTGCAGGACCTCTACCTCGGTTCGCTCGCGGCCATCGGTCTTGATCCCAGGCTGCACGACATCCGCTTCGTGGAAGACGACTGGGAAAGCCCGACGCTGGGCGCTTGGGGCCTTGGCTGGGAGGTATGGTGCGACGGCATGGAAGTCTCGCAGTTCACCTATTTCCAACAGGTGGGCGGTCTTGATTGCGCCCCGGTCTCCGGCGAACTCACTTACGGACTCGAACGCCTCGCCATGTATGTGCAGAACGTCAACAACGTCTATGACCTGAACTTCAACGGCCGCGCCGAGGGCGAGGGCCGCATCTCCTATGGCGACGTCTTCCTGCAGGCCGAGCAGGAATATTCGCGCTACAATTTCGAGCATGCCGACACAGCGATCCTGCACCAGCATTTCATCGATGCGGAAAAGGAATGCCGGGCGCTTCTCGATGCGGGCGACAAGGATGGCCGGCACGACCTGGCGCTTCCGGCCTATGACCAGTGCATCAAGGCCTCGCACACCTTCAACCTGCTGGATGCGCGCGGCGTCATCTCGGTCACGGAACGGCAGGCCTACATCCTGCGTGTGCGTGAACTGGCGAAGGCCTGCTGCGAAGCGTGGAGCAAGACAGCCGGAGGGCGCGTGTGA
- a CDS encoding methyltransferase domain-containing protein → MGKTETDDWLDRVYRAKNGEDLRKLYDTWAETYDADLLHVGYVHAPVIAGLVSRHVPSREAAILDAGVGTGAIGNILSILGYNNLTGIDMSAGMLEKARARGCYADLRQGVLGEALPFPDGAFDAILSTGTFTNGHAPASAFRELTRILEPGGVLLFTVGTVIWEEQGFHHMLDGLVRAGLLAAVETTPIYRPLPFSHTEGDFTTRAHVYRKLG, encoded by the coding sequence ATGGGAAAGACGGAGACCGACGACTGGCTGGACCGCGTCTACCGCGCCAAGAACGGCGAAGACCTGCGCAAGCTCTACGACACCTGGGCCGAAACCTATGATGCCGACCTCCTGCATGTGGGCTACGTGCATGCCCCGGTGATTGCCGGGCTGGTGTCGCGGCATGTGCCGTCGCGCGAGGCGGCAATCCTGGATGCGGGCGTGGGCACGGGTGCCATCGGCAACATTCTCTCCATCCTCGGCTACAACAATCTCACGGGCATCGACATGTCGGCGGGCATGCTGGAGAAGGCGCGGGCGCGCGGCTGCTATGCCGACCTGCGGCAAGGCGTGCTGGGTGAGGCGCTACCCTTTCCGGATGGTGCCTTTGACGCCATCCTCTCCACCGGGACGTTCACCAACGGCCATGCGCCGGCGAGTGCCTTTCGCGAATTGACGCGCATCCTGGAGCCGGGCGGCGTGCTGCTGTTCACCGTGGGCACCGTGATCTGGGAAGAGCAAGGCTTCCACCACATGCTGGACGGTCTGGTGCGTGCCGGCCTGCTGGCGGCGGTGGAGACGACACCCATCTACCGGCCTCTGCCGTTCTCCCATACGGAAGGTGATTTCACCACGCGGGCGCACGTGTACCGCAAGCTGGGGTAA
- a CDS encoding S49 family peptidase — MLKTFLKLVPARFRRSIPVIHVVRLDGPIMAERGLRPTLSGKTLEPVLKRAFRKGIAGVALAINCPGGSPVQSAIIARRIRQLAEEHKLPVYAFCEDVAASGGYWLACAADEIYADENSIVGSIGVISMGFGFPETLEKLGVERRVHTAGDNKSQLDPFQPERKEDVERLEMMLGDMHDSFKSMVRQRRAGKLKGDEKELFSGLYWRGGKAVELGLIDGLGHLNDELRRKFGEKVVIKPVAAAGGWGMRWLGMGRDSAALASLPDAALEALENRAWWSRFGL, encoded by the coding sequence ATGTTGAAAACTTTTCTGAAGCTTGTGCCTGCCCGCTTCCGGCGGAGCATTCCTGTCATTCATGTGGTGCGGCTGGATGGGCCGATCATGGCGGAGCGGGGTTTGCGGCCGACCTTGTCGGGCAAGACGCTGGAGCCGGTGCTGAAGAGGGCGTTCCGCAAGGGCATCGCCGGGGTGGCGCTGGCCATCAATTGTCCGGGCGGTTCGCCGGTGCAATCCGCCATCATCGCGCGGCGCATCCGGCAGCTGGCAGAGGAGCACAAGCTTCCCGTCTATGCCTTCTGCGAAGACGTGGCGGCATCGGGCGGCTATTGGCTCGCTTGCGCGGCGGATGAAATCTATGCCGATGAAAATTCCATCGTGGGCTCGATCGGCGTCATCTCCATGGGCTTCGGCTTTCCGGAGACGCTGGAGAAGCTCGGCGTGGAACGGCGCGTGCACACGGCAGGCGACAACAAGAGCCAGCTCGACCCGTTCCAGCCGGAGCGGAAGGAAGACGTGGAACGTCTCGAAATGATGCTCGGCGACATGCACGACAGCTTCAAGTCCATGGTGCGCCAGCGCCGCGCCGGCAAGCTGAAGGGCGACGAGAAGGAGCTGTTCTCGGGTCTCTACTGGCGGGGCGGGAAGGCTGTGGAGCTGGGTCTGATCGACGGGCTGGGCCATCTGAACGACGAGCTGCGCCGGAAATTCGGCGAGAAAGTCGTGATCAAGCCGGTTGCGGCGGCAGGCGGCTGGGGCATGCGCTGGCTGGGCATGGGGCGCGACAGTGCCGCCCTGGCGAGCCTCCCCGATGCGGCATTGGAGGCGTTGGAAAACCGTGCATGGTGGTCACGTTTTGGCCTATAA
- a CDS encoding methyltransferase: MPTPSAHVPSSFTEDAFLGGRLRVLQPEKGYRAGIDAVFLAASIPVAAGETVFEAGIGVGVAALCLIARNPAIHITGMEVAARYAMMCEENAKRNGFAQLLKVIHGDVKEAMRRDLAHLPQHGTFAHAYANPPYFEDGKVTASPSLLKAQAHSFGPDDLDIWIKVMHAMVSLRGTVTLIHRADSLGKILVSMEDRFGDIRVAPLYAREGTAASRVIVQGVKGSKAPMQLLPGLILHGEGHAFTADADAVLREGMAWRLR; encoded by the coding sequence ATGCCGACGCCATCCGCGCACGTGCCATCTTCGTTCACGGAAGACGCCTTCCTGGGCGGTCGGCTGCGCGTGCTGCAGCCGGAAAAGGGTTATCGCGCCGGCATCGATGCCGTATTCTTGGCCGCCTCCATTCCTGTCGCTGCTGGTGAGACGGTTTTTGAAGCGGGCATCGGCGTGGGCGTTGCCGCGCTCTGCCTGATTGCCCGCAATCCCGCCATCCACATCACCGGCATGGAAGTGGCGGCCCGCTATGCCATGATGTGCGAGGAGAACGCCAAGCGGAACGGCTTCGCGCAGCTTCTCAAGGTCATCCACGGCGATGTGAAGGAAGCGATGCGCCGCGATCTCGCGCATTTGCCGCAACACGGCACCTTCGCCCATGCCTACGCCAATCCGCCCTATTTCGAGGATGGCAAGGTCACGGCCTCGCCCAGCCTGCTCAAGGCGCAGGCCCATTCGTTCGGGCCGGACGATCTCGACATCTGGATCAAGGTGATGCACGCGATGGTGTCGCTGCGCGGCACCGTGACCCTCATCCACCGCGCCGACTCGCTCGGCAAGATTCTTGTCTCCATGGAAGACCGCTTCGGCGACATCCGCGTGGCGCCGCTCTATGCGCGCGAAGGTACGGCGGCGAGCCGTGTCATCGTGCAGGGTGTCAAGGGCTCCAAGGCGCCGATGCAATTGCTGCCGGGCCTCATCCTCCACGGCGAAGGCCACGCCTTCACCGCCGACGCCGACGCCGTCCTGCGCGAAGGCATGGCCTGGCGGCTGCGGTAA
- a CDS encoding polyprenyl synthetase family protein, with translation MGVVIPFEGGAEKAQPTLDALVKLTAQDMGLINDLILEKAQSHVELIPEIAGHLINSGGKRIRPMLTVAAARMCGYQGLHHIKLAMSVEFMHTATLLHDDVVDESDTRRGKEAARVIWGNQASVLVGDYLLGQAFKMMVETGSLECLRILSDAACIIAEGEVLQLAVSQDTSTTEDAYLRVVGAKTAALFSAAARVGGVISNRPRAEQEALESYGRNLGIAFQLVDDALDYSGTKAELGKSVGDDFRERKITLPVVLAFRRGATEERNFWKRTLEEGDQTEADLVYAQKLMERHGSLADTLERARHYGDMAKDALAIFAESEWKSALLEAVDFCIARSH, from the coding sequence ATGGGTGTCGTGATTCCGTTCGAAGGGGGAGCCGAGAAGGCACAACCGACGCTTGACGCGCTGGTGAAGCTGACGGCCCAGGACATGGGGTTGATCAACGATCTCATTCTCGAAAAGGCCCAGAGCCATGTGGAGCTGATTCCGGAAATCGCCGGCCACCTCATCAACTCCGGCGGCAAGCGCATCCGCCCGATGCTCACCGTCGCGGCGGCGCGCATGTGCGGCTATCAGGGCTTGCATCACATCAAGCTCGCCATGTCGGTGGAGTTCATGCACACCGCAACGCTGCTGCATGACGACGTGGTGGACGAAAGCGATACGCGCCGCGGCAAGGAAGCCGCCCGCGTGATCTGGGGCAACCAGGCCAGTGTGCTCGTCGGCGACTACCTGCTGGGCCAGGCCTTCAAGATGATGGTGGAAACGGGATCGCTGGAATGCCTGCGCATTCTTTCGGATGCCGCCTGCATCATCGCCGAGGGCGAAGTGCTGCAACTCGCCGTCTCGCAGGACACCTCAACCACGGAAGACGCTTACCTTCGCGTCGTCGGCGCAAAGACGGCCGCCCTTTTTTCCGCTGCGGCCCGTGTCGGCGGTGTCATTTCCAACCGGCCGCGCGCCGAACAGGAAGCGCTGGAATCCTACGGCCGCAATCTCGGCATTGCCTTCCAGCTTGTGGATGATGCGCTCGACTATTCCGGCACCAAGGCCGAACTGGGCAAGAGCGTGGGCGACGATTTCCGCGAACGCAAGATCACCCTTCCCGTTGTGCTGGCCTTCCGCCGCGGTGCAACGGAAGAACGGAACTTCTGGAAGCGCACGCTGGAAGAAGGCGACCAGACGGAAGCCGATCTCGTCTACGCGCAAAAGCTGATGGAACGGCATGGCTCGCTCGCCGACACGCTGGAGCGCGCCCGCCACTACGGCGACATGGCGAAGGATGCTCTCGCTATTTTCGCCGAGAGCGAATGGAAATCAGCACTGCTGGAAGCCGTCGATTTCTGCATCGCCCGGTCGCACTGA
- a CDS encoding DUF2798 domain-containing protein: MKKLPPAAMHIVMPFFLSLLMSCIVSFVATAKALGLAPDLVTSWLKAWGISWVVAFPTVLVVLPIVRRLASLVVETPGQS, from the coding sequence ATGAAGAAACTTCCGCCGGCCGCGATGCACATCGTCATGCCGTTCTTCCTGTCCCTGCTCATGTCCTGCATCGTGTCGTTCGTCGCCACGGCGAAGGCCCTCGGGCTTGCGCCCGATCTCGTCACAAGCTGGCTGAAGGCCTGGGGGATCAGCTGGGTGGTTGCTTTTCCAACCGTGCTGGTGGTGCTGCCCATCGTGCGCCGGCTGGCCTCACTCGTGGTCGAGACACCAGGTCAGAGCTGA
- a CDS encoding 4-(cytidine 5'-diphospho)-2-C-methyl-D-erythritol kinase yields the protein MSAPVTETAKAKVNLALHILGRRSDGYHDIDSAVAFADVGDLLTVEAVAGEGIELAVAGPFAQAVPTGPDNLICRAYAMVSQHVALPAVRVQLRKMLPVAAGIGGGSADAAAALRAFLKLAPASIPPAVIDAIALKLGADVPVCLQQKACRMQGVGERLSALASLPSPAIVLVNPGVACETAAVFGAIGLAKGQEHGAALDFHAPSTWRNDMTEAAIRVQPVIADVLAALSGHAGLDAVRMSGSGATCFGLASDLTVAEGVAQALRRAHPGWWVAASRIT from the coding sequence ATGTCTGCGCCGGTCACGGAAACGGCCAAAGCCAAGGTCAATCTGGCGCTGCACATCCTCGGGCGCCGCTCTGACGGCTATCACGACATTGATTCCGCTGTCGCCTTCGCCGACGTCGGCGACCTGCTCACGGTGGAGGCCGTGGCGGGCGAGGGGATTGAACTTGCCGTGGCGGGGCCGTTTGCCCAGGCCGTGCCAACGGGCCCGGACAATCTGATCTGCCGCGCCTATGCCATGGTATCGCAGCATGTCGCACTTCCGGCGGTGCGCGTGCAGTTGCGCAAGATGCTTCCCGTCGCGGCGGGCATCGGCGGTGGATCGGCAGATGCGGCGGCGGCGTTGCGGGCTTTTCTCAAACTCGCGCCGGCTTCAATTCCGCCTGCGGTGATTGACGCCATCGCCCTGAAACTCGGCGCGGATGTTCCGGTGTGCCTGCAGCAGAAGGCCTGCCGCATGCAAGGTGTGGGCGAACGGTTGTCCGCGCTGGCATCACTCCCGTCGCCGGCGATCGTGTTGGTCAACCCGGGTGTTGCCTGCGAGACGGCGGCGGTGTTTGGTGCCATCGGGCTTGCCAAGGGTCAGGAGCATGGCGCGGCGCTTGATTTCCATGCCCCGTCGACGTGGCGCAATGACATGACGGAGGCGGCGATCCGGGTTCAGCCTGTCATTGCGGATGTATTGGCGGCGCTGTCAGGTCACGCAGGATTGGACGCAGTGCGGATGTCGGGTTCGGGTGCCACATGCTTTGGTCTTGCTTCCGATCTGACGGTTGCAGAAGGCGTGGCGCAGGCGCTGCGCCGTGCGCACCCCGGTTGGTGGGTGGCGGCGTCTCGCATCACCTGA
- a CDS encoding tetratricopeptide repeat protein → MTRTFMLSASLVALLTWGEVSIAATPVETSLWGNYLASRSAGRNRDTMEAAGYLRAALKQDASNPVLTERLFQLELANGNIAEAEKLADKVLSFNSQQRMARLVLGLKEFKLRRYEEARKHFAESAYTPVGELTSALLTAWSYAGEGSYNAAMTELDKLDRNDTFANFKSLHGALISDFLANTMRADAAYKKAYADAGTSLRVTQAYGNYLMRTNKKAEAEKVYSAFLTGGENNVLVEASLQQAKAGEVPPPFIQSPSAGAAEAMFSLAAAMNDDQSADVALIYAQLALSLNSDRPVVLTLLGDILGTSQRYQQAIDVFEQVPVTSELRTNADTEIAINLQRMERNGDAETRMRAILGREPRNIDTWTTLGNLLRNSENYAEAVKAYDQAITVAKEDGRELWSIHYYRGIALERLKQWDKAEVDFRKALALSPNEPSVLNYLGYSLIDMNKKLDEAIGMVKKAVELRPNDGYIVDSLGWAYFQLRNYDEAVANLERAVDLKPSDAIISEHLGDAYWRVGRRLEARFQWQHAKDNRPAPADLIRIEDKLKDGLPAEAPLVKPADSGQGQPSNG, encoded by the coding sequence ATGACTCGTACATTCATGCTCTCTGCAAGCCTCGTTGCCCTGTTGACCTGGGGCGAGGTGTCGATTGCCGCAACTCCCGTTGAAACCTCCCTGTGGGGGAATTATCTCGCCAGCCGTTCGGCGGGCCGCAACCGCGACACCATGGAAGCCGCGGGCTACCTGCGCGCCGCGCTGAAGCAGGATGCAAGCAACCCGGTGCTGACCGAGCGGCTGTTCCAGCTTGAATTGGCCAACGGCAACATTGCCGAAGCGGAAAAGCTGGCGGACAAGGTTCTCTCCTTCAACAGCCAGCAGCGCATGGCGCGCCTCGTACTCGGCCTCAAGGAATTCAAGCTGCGGCGATATGAAGAGGCCCGCAAGCATTTTGCCGAATCTGCCTACACGCCAGTCGGCGAGCTGACGTCGGCGCTGCTCACGGCGTGGTCCTATGCCGGCGAGGGATCCTACAACGCGGCCATGACCGAACTGGACAAGCTTGACCGCAACGACACCTTTGCCAATTTCAAATCACTGCACGGCGCACTCATTTCGGACTTCCTCGCCAACACGATGCGCGCCGACGCGGCCTACAAGAAGGCCTATGCGGATGCCGGCACAAGTCTCCGCGTGACGCAGGCCTACGGCAACTACCTCATGCGCACCAACAAGAAGGCCGAGGCCGAGAAGGTCTATTCCGCCTTCCTCACGGGCGGTGAAAACAATGTGCTGGTCGAGGCCTCGCTGCAGCAGGCCAAGGCCGGCGAAGTGCCCCCGCCCTTCATTCAGTCTCCATCCGCCGGTGCAGCGGAAGCCATGTTCTCGCTGGCCGCCGCCATGAACGATGACCAGAGCGCCGACGTGGCGCTGATCTATGCGCAGCTTGCGCTCTCACTGAACAGCGACCGTCCGGTGGTTCTCACCTTGCTGGGTGACATCCTCGGCACCAGCCAGCGTTATCAGCAGGCCATCGACGTGTTCGAGCAGGTGCCCGTCACCTCCGAACTGCGCACCAACGCCGATACGGAAATCGCCATCAACCTGCAGCGCATGGAACGGAACGGCGACGCGGAGACACGCATGCGCGCGATCCTCGGCCGCGAGCCCCGCAACATTGATACCTGGACGACGCTGGGCAATCTCCTGCGCAACAGCGAGAACTATGCGGAGGCCGTGAAGGCCTACGACCAGGCCATCACGGTTGCCAAGGAAGACGGCCGTGAATTGTGGAGCATCCACTACTACCGCGGCATCGCGCTTGAACGCCTGAAGCAGTGGGACAAGGCGGAAGTCGATTTCCGCAAGGCCCTTGCGCTGTCGCCCAACGAGCCCTCGGTGCTGAACTACCTCGGCTATTCGCTGATCGACATGAACAAGAAGCTCGATGAAGCGATCGGCATGGTGAAGAAGGCGGTGGAACTCCGGCCCAACGATGGCTACATCGTCGACAGCCTGGGCTGGGCCTATTTTCAACTTCGCAACTACGACGAAGCCGTTGCAAACCTGGAACGCGCCGTCGACCTGAAGCCCAGCGATGCCATCATCTCGGAGCATCTGGGCGATGCCTACTGGCGCGTGGGCCGCCGCCTGGAAGCGCGCTTCCAGTGGCAGCACGCCAAGGACAACCGGCCTGCACCGGCGGATCTCATCCGCATCGAGGATAAGCTCAAGGATGGTCTTCCGGCGGAGGCGCCGTTGGTGAAGCCCGCGGACAGTGGCCAGGGCCAGCCCTCGAACGGCTGA
- a CDS encoding electron transfer flavoprotein-ubiquinone oxidoreductase, whose translation MSDIQREAMEYDVVIVGAGPAGLSAAIRIKQISPDTTVCVLEKGSEVGAHILSGAVIDPIALNELIPDWKEKGAPLNTPVIEDRFYVLGKGGSLRIPNAMMPPLMDNHGNYAVSLGNVCRWLGQQAEGLGVEIYPGFAASEVLYREDGSVRGVVAGVMGIAKDGSHKPDYQPGMELTGKYVLIAEGVRGSLAKEIIARFNLQDGRQPAKFGIGMKELWEVKPENHKQGQVTHTMGWPLGMKAGGGSFMYHLEDNLVSIGFVVHLNYENPHLFPYMEFQRFKHHPLIAPVLEGGRRVAYGARAITEGGLQSVPKLFFPGGALIGCSAGFVNVPRIKGSHNAMKTGMLAAEAVVAALAAGREADELPEYEEAFRNSWVYEDLARVKNVKPMWSRLGLLGGVALGAVDMWMRTLFGFGLGTWKHGKPDYATLKPVSDCKKIDYPKPDGVLSFDRLTNVAFSGTNHEEDQLVHLRLRDPAIPVQQNLPLYDEPAQRYCPAAVYEIVNEEGHPPRFQINHQNCVHCKTCDIKDPAQNIIWTVPQGGEGPNYPNM comes from the coding sequence GTGAGCGATATTCAGCGTGAAGCAATGGAATATGATGTCGTGATCGTGGGCGCAGGCCCCGCCGGCCTTTCCGCTGCCATCCGCATCAAGCAGATTTCCCCCGACACGACCGTTTGCGTGCTGGAAAAGGGTTCGGAGGTGGGCGCGCACATCCTGTCGGGTGCGGTGATCGATCCCATTGCGCTCAACGAACTCATTCCGGACTGGAAGGAAAAGGGAGCGCCGCTCAATACGCCGGTCATCGAGGACCGCTTCTATGTGCTGGGCAAGGGCGGGTCACTGCGCATTCCCAACGCGATGATGCCGCCGCTCATGGACAATCACGGCAACTACGCCGTGTCGCTGGGCAATGTATGCCGCTGGCTCGGACAACAGGCGGAAGGCCTGGGCGTTGAAATCTATCCGGGCTTTGCGGCTTCGGAAGTCCTGTACCGTGAGGACGGTTCGGTGCGTGGCGTTGTGGCTGGCGTAATGGGCATCGCCAAGGATGGCAGCCACAAGCCCGATTACCAGCCCGGCATGGAACTCACCGGCAAATATGTGCTCATCGCGGAAGGCGTGAGGGGTTCACTCGCCAAGGAAATCATCGCACGGTTCAACCTGCAGGATGGCCGGCAGCCCGCCAAGTTCGGCATCGGCATGAAGGAACTGTGGGAGGTCAAGCCCGAGAACCACAAGCAGGGACAGGTCACCCACACCATGGGTTGGCCGCTCGGCATGAAGGCCGGTGGCGGCAGCTTCATGTATCACCTTGAAGACAATTTGGTGTCGATCGGGTTCGTGGTGCATCTCAACTACGAAAATCCGCACCTGTTCCCTTACATGGAGTTCCAGCGCTTCAAGCATCATCCGCTGATTGCGCCCGTTCTCGAAGGTGGCCGCCGCGTGGCCTATGGGGCGCGCGCCATCACCGAAGGCGGCCTGCAATCGGTGCCGAAGCTCTTTTTCCCCGGCGGTGCGCTGATCGGCTGTTCGGCGGGCTTCGTGAACGTGCCGCGCATCAAGGGCAGCCATAACGCCATGAAGACAGGCATGCTGGCGGCGGAAGCGGTGGTGGCCGCCCTCGCAGCGGGGCGTGAGGCCGATGAACTTCCCGAATATGAGGAGGCATTCCGCAATTCGTGGGTCTACGAAGATCTGGCCAGGGTCAAAAACGTCAAGCCCATGTGGTCCAGGCTTGGCCTTCTGGGCGGGGTGGCGCTCGGTGCTGTCGACATGTGGATGCGGACACTGTTCGGCTTCGGCCTCGGCACCTGGAAACATGGCAAGCCCGACTATGCGACGCTCAAGCCTGTGTCGGACTGCAAGAAGATCGATTATCCCAAGCCCGACGGCGTCTTGTCCTTCGACCGCCTGACCAACGTTGCCTTCTCTGGCACCAACCACGAGGAAGACCAGCTCGTTCACCTGCGGTTGCGTGATCCTGCCATTCCGGTGCAGCAGAACCTGCCTCTCTATGATGAGCCGGCGCAGCGCTACTGCCCGGCGGCGGTCTATGAAATCGTTAACGAAGAGGGCCACCCGCCGCGCTTCCAGATCAATCACCAGAATTGCGTGCACTGCAAGACGTGTGACATCAAGGATCCGGCGCAGAACATCATATGGACGGTTCCGCAAGGCGGCGAAGGGCCGAATTATCCCAATATGTAA